In the genome of Diachasmimorpha longicaudata isolate KC_UGA_2023 chromosome 19, iyDiaLong2, whole genome shotgun sequence, one region contains:
- the Vari gene encoding protein PALS2 isoform X2 produces MKSRVLTCSLESSFPHAGGYRINLESSSAAFMHVRDNIQELGTVADDTDLLFLKGLLDSPVVTSLIKLQERLEDPPAFLEPVHHSICDIVDEIKHAFEHSRDSNARQLNNLLRKSHVKALLEAHDAVAQRRTEPSTSPAVPAMPSNESTETIRVVGLRRKENEPLGLTVQVDENGNLIIARILGGSTISKQGLVRPGEVILEVNGKAVHTPDELQLAIQSAKENLSLKVAPGIANDGNKPIKSTCYMRAFFDYDPSEDTLLPCREIGLPFQKGDILQIVDQADPNWWQARRVEGEGLGPPGLIPSLELEERRKAFVLPEADFVHKISICGTRISRKKKRKMYESKSNGEFDSAELLLYEEVARMPPFRRKTLALVGPRGVGRRTLKNRLINSDPEKFGTIVPYTSRPPRVLEENGKSYWFTDLEAMEDDIKQHRYLEHGEHGGHLYGTKLDSVRELIRAGKMCVLDCSPAALKILHNSTEFMPYVIFIAAPGMEQLKTLYDLGRTTGASSRNLTFDRQSSIRYSSRRARTLESLASLYEEDDLKLTLEESSALQRAYEKYIDMVIVNEDFDNTFRQVVGALDALVTEHQWVPVNWIY; encoded by the exons ATGAAGAGCCGGGTATTAACGTGCTCTCTTGAATCATCATTCCCACATGCTGGTGGATACAGGATAAACTTAGAATCGAGTTCCG CTGCCTTCATGCACGTCAGGGACAACATCCAGGAGCTTGGCACAGTGGCTGATGATACGGATCTACTATTTTTGAAGGGATTGTTGGACAGTCCCGTTGTCACATCCCTAATTAAG CTTCAGGAAAGATTAGAGGATCCCCCCGCCTTCTTGGAACCAGTTCATCATTCAATTTGTGATATAGTAGACGAAATAAAACACGCGTTTGAACACTCACGCGACAGCAACGCCCGACAGCTTAATAATCTCCTCAGAAAGTCCCACGTGAAAGCGCTTTTGGAGGCACACGACGCAGTGGCTCAACGTCGAACAGAGCCATCAACTTCACCAGCAGTACCAGCCATGCCGAGCAACGAGAGTACAGAGACCATCAGGGTTGTGGGTCTCAGGCGTAAAGAGAATGAACCTCTG GGCCTCACAGTACAAGTAGACGAAAATGGCAACTTGATAATAGCCAGAATACTGGGAGGAAGTACAATATCGAAACAGGGTCTTGTGAGACCTGGTGAGGTGATCCTGGAGGTGAATGGAAAGGCTGTTCACACCCCTGACGAACTCCAACTGGCAATACAGTCAGCCAAGGAGAATCTATCCCTTAAAGTCGCACCAGGAATCGCTAATGACGGAAATAAACCCATTAAATCAACA TGCTACATGAGGGCCTTTTTTGACTACGACCCGTCTGAAGATACTCTTCTCCCCTGTCGGGAGATAGGTCTCCCCTTCCAAAAAGGTGACATTCTCCAAATTGTTGACCAAGCCGATCCAAACTGGTGGCAGGCGAGGagggtggagggggagggcCTAGGGCCCCCTGGTCTCATACCCTCGCTCGAGCTTGAGGAGCGACGTAAGGCCTTTGTCCTACCCGAGGCCGACTTTGTTCACAAAATCAGTATCTGCGGTACGAGAATTTCTCGTAAAAAGAAACGAAAGATGTACGAGTCCAAGTCTAATGGGGAATTCGACAGTGCTGAGCTGTTGCTGTACGAGGAAGTCGCTAGAATGCCACCATTCAGACGTAAGACCCTTGCCCTCGTTGGGCCCAGAGGGGTGGGCAGGAGGACCCTCAAAAATCGATTGATTAATAGTGATCCTGAAAAGTTTGGAACGATCGTACCAT ACACATCACGACCACCACGAGTCCTCGAGGAGAACGGCAAGAGCTACTGGTTCACGGATCTGGAGGCGATGGAGGACGACATCAAGCAGCATCGTTACCTGGAGCATGGCGAGCATGGAGGTCATCTCTACGGTACGAAACTCGATTCGGTACGTGAATTAATTCGTGCTGGGAAGATGTGCGTTCTGGACTGCAGTCCAGCTGCTCTGAAGATCCTCCACAACAGCACCGAGTTCATGCCCTACGTCATATTCATCGCTGCACCTGGGATGGAGCAGCTGAAGACACTCTACGATCTTGGGAGGACCACTGGGGCCAGCAGTCGTAATTTGACT TTTGATCGCCAAAGCTCCATCAGGTACAGCTCGAGACGCGCCAGAACCCTTGAGTCCCTTGCATCGCTGTACGAG GAGGACGACTTAAAGTTGACTCTGGAGGAGTCGTCAGCCTTACAACGAGCTTATGAAAAATACATCGACATGGTTATCGTCAACGAGGACTTTGACAATACGTTTAGACAAGTTGTTGGTGCTTTAGATGCCCTTGTAACTGAACACCAGTGGGTGCCTGTTAATTGGATCTATTGA
- the Vari gene encoding protein PALS2 isoform X1: MVIFGRKEKPEDRRLLASTDEVNNGRLRHHMDNAAFMHVRDNIQELGTVADDTDLLFLKGLLDSPVVTSLIKLQERLEDPPAFLEPVHHSICDIVDEIKHAFEHSRDSNARQLNNLLRKSHVKALLEAHDAVAQRRTEPSTSPAVPAMPSNESTETIRVVGLRRKENEPLGLTVQVDENGNLIIARILGGSTISKQGLVRPGEVILEVNGKAVHTPDELQLAIQSAKENLSLKVAPGIANDGNKPIKSTCYMRAFFDYDPSEDTLLPCREIGLPFQKGDILQIVDQADPNWWQARRVEGEGLGPPGLIPSLELEERRKAFVLPEADFVHKISICGTRISRKKKRKMYESKSNGEFDSAELLLYEEVARMPPFRRKTLALVGPRGVGRRTLKNRLINSDPEKFGTIVPYTSRPPRVLEENGKSYWFTDLEAMEDDIKQHRYLEHGEHGGHLYGTKLDSVRELIRAGKMCVLDCSPAALKILHNSTEFMPYVIFIAAPGMEQLKTLYDLGRTTGASSRNLTFDRQSSIRYSSRRARTLESLASLYEEDDLKLTLEESSALQRAYEKYIDMVIVNEDFDNTFRQVVGALDALVTEHQWVPVNWIY, translated from the exons ATGGTCATCTTCGGGAGAAAAGAGAAACCGGAGGACCGGCGATTACTCGCTAGTACGGATGAGGTGAATAATGGGAGACTGAGGCATCACATGGACAATG CTGCCTTCATGCACGTCAGGGACAACATCCAGGAGCTTGGCACAGTGGCTGATGATACGGATCTACTATTTTTGAAGGGATTGTTGGACAGTCCCGTTGTCACATCCCTAATTAAG CTTCAGGAAAGATTAGAGGATCCCCCCGCCTTCTTGGAACCAGTTCATCATTCAATTTGTGATATAGTAGACGAAATAAAACACGCGTTTGAACACTCACGCGACAGCAACGCCCGACAGCTTAATAATCTCCTCAGAAAGTCCCACGTGAAAGCGCTTTTGGAGGCACACGACGCAGTGGCTCAACGTCGAACAGAGCCATCAACTTCACCAGCAGTACCAGCCATGCCGAGCAACGAGAGTACAGAGACCATCAGGGTTGTGGGTCTCAGGCGTAAAGAGAATGAACCTCTG GGCCTCACAGTACAAGTAGACGAAAATGGCAACTTGATAATAGCCAGAATACTGGGAGGAAGTACAATATCGAAACAGGGTCTTGTGAGACCTGGTGAGGTGATCCTGGAGGTGAATGGAAAGGCTGTTCACACCCCTGACGAACTCCAACTGGCAATACAGTCAGCCAAGGAGAATCTATCCCTTAAAGTCGCACCAGGAATCGCTAATGACGGAAATAAACCCATTAAATCAACA TGCTACATGAGGGCCTTTTTTGACTACGACCCGTCTGAAGATACTCTTCTCCCCTGTCGGGAGATAGGTCTCCCCTTCCAAAAAGGTGACATTCTCCAAATTGTTGACCAAGCCGATCCAAACTGGTGGCAGGCGAGGagggtggagggggagggcCTAGGGCCCCCTGGTCTCATACCCTCGCTCGAGCTTGAGGAGCGACGTAAGGCCTTTGTCCTACCCGAGGCCGACTTTGTTCACAAAATCAGTATCTGCGGTACGAGAATTTCTCGTAAAAAGAAACGAAAGATGTACGAGTCCAAGTCTAATGGGGAATTCGACAGTGCTGAGCTGTTGCTGTACGAGGAAGTCGCTAGAATGCCACCATTCAGACGTAAGACCCTTGCCCTCGTTGGGCCCAGAGGGGTGGGCAGGAGGACCCTCAAAAATCGATTGATTAATAGTGATCCTGAAAAGTTTGGAACGATCGTACCAT ACACATCACGACCACCACGAGTCCTCGAGGAGAACGGCAAGAGCTACTGGTTCACGGATCTGGAGGCGATGGAGGACGACATCAAGCAGCATCGTTACCTGGAGCATGGCGAGCATGGAGGTCATCTCTACGGTACGAAACTCGATTCGGTACGTGAATTAATTCGTGCTGGGAAGATGTGCGTTCTGGACTGCAGTCCAGCTGCTCTGAAGATCCTCCACAACAGCACCGAGTTCATGCCCTACGTCATATTCATCGCTGCACCTGGGATGGAGCAGCTGAAGACACTCTACGATCTTGGGAGGACCACTGGGGCCAGCAGTCGTAATTTGACT TTTGATCGCCAAAGCTCCATCAGGTACAGCTCGAGACGCGCCAGAACCCTTGAGTCCCTTGCATCGCTGTACGAG GAGGACGACTTAAAGTTGACTCTGGAGGAGTCGTCAGCCTTACAACGAGCTTATGAAAAATACATCGACATGGTTATCGTCAACGAGGACTTTGACAATACGTTTAGACAAGTTGTTGGTGCTTTAGATGCCCTTGTAACTGAACACCAGTGGGTGCCTGTTAATTGGATCTATTGA
- the Vari gene encoding MAGUK p55 subfamily member 2 isoform X3, which produces MPSNESTETIRVVGLRRKENEPLGLTVQVDENGNLIIARILGGSTISKQGLVRPGEVILEVNGKAVHTPDELQLAIQSAKENLSLKVAPGIANDGNKPIKSTCYMRAFFDYDPSEDTLLPCREIGLPFQKGDILQIVDQADPNWWQARRVEGEGLGPPGLIPSLELEERRKAFVLPEADFVHKISICGTRISRKKKRKMYESKSNGEFDSAELLLYEEVARMPPFRRKTLALVGPRGVGRRTLKNRLINSDPEKFGTIVPYTSRPPRVLEENGKSYWFTDLEAMEDDIKQHRYLEHGEHGGHLYGTKLDSVRELIRAGKMCVLDCSPAALKILHNSTEFMPYVIFIAAPGMEQLKTLYDLGRTTGASSRNLTFDRQSSIRYSSRRARTLESLASLYEEDDLKLTLEESSALQRAYEKYIDMVIVNEDFDNTFRQVVGALDALVTEHQWVPVNWIY; this is translated from the exons ATGCCGAGCAACGAGAGTACAGAGACCATCAGGGTTGTGGGTCTCAGGCGTAAAGAGAATGAACCTCTG GGCCTCACAGTACAAGTAGACGAAAATGGCAACTTGATAATAGCCAGAATACTGGGAGGAAGTACAATATCGAAACAGGGTCTTGTGAGACCTGGTGAGGTGATCCTGGAGGTGAATGGAAAGGCTGTTCACACCCCTGACGAACTCCAACTGGCAATACAGTCAGCCAAGGAGAATCTATCCCTTAAAGTCGCACCAGGAATCGCTAATGACGGAAATAAACCCATTAAATCAACA TGCTACATGAGGGCCTTTTTTGACTACGACCCGTCTGAAGATACTCTTCTCCCCTGTCGGGAGATAGGTCTCCCCTTCCAAAAAGGTGACATTCTCCAAATTGTTGACCAAGCCGATCCAAACTGGTGGCAGGCGAGGagggtggagggggagggcCTAGGGCCCCCTGGTCTCATACCCTCGCTCGAGCTTGAGGAGCGACGTAAGGCCTTTGTCCTACCCGAGGCCGACTTTGTTCACAAAATCAGTATCTGCGGTACGAGAATTTCTCGTAAAAAGAAACGAAAGATGTACGAGTCCAAGTCTAATGGGGAATTCGACAGTGCTGAGCTGTTGCTGTACGAGGAAGTCGCTAGAATGCCACCATTCAGACGTAAGACCCTTGCCCTCGTTGGGCCCAGAGGGGTGGGCAGGAGGACCCTCAAAAATCGATTGATTAATAGTGATCCTGAAAAGTTTGGAACGATCGTACCAT ACACATCACGACCACCACGAGTCCTCGAGGAGAACGGCAAGAGCTACTGGTTCACGGATCTGGAGGCGATGGAGGACGACATCAAGCAGCATCGTTACCTGGAGCATGGCGAGCATGGAGGTCATCTCTACGGTACGAAACTCGATTCGGTACGTGAATTAATTCGTGCTGGGAAGATGTGCGTTCTGGACTGCAGTCCAGCTGCTCTGAAGATCCTCCACAACAGCACCGAGTTCATGCCCTACGTCATATTCATCGCTGCACCTGGGATGGAGCAGCTGAAGACACTCTACGATCTTGGGAGGACCACTGGGGCCAGCAGTCGTAATTTGACT TTTGATCGCCAAAGCTCCATCAGGTACAGCTCGAGACGCGCCAGAACCCTTGAGTCCCTTGCATCGCTGTACGAG GAGGACGACTTAAAGTTGACTCTGGAGGAGTCGTCAGCCTTACAACGAGCTTATGAAAAATACATCGACATGGTTATCGTCAACGAGGACTTTGACAATACGTTTAGACAAGTTGTTGGTGCTTTAGATGCCCTTGTAACTGAACACCAGTGGGTGCCTGTTAATTGGATCTATTGA
- the LOC135171283 gene encoding endoplasmic reticulum-Golgi intermediate compartment protein 3, translating into MKMTIADVLRKIDAYPKTLEDFRVKTFSGALVTIISSVIMALLFFSELRDYLTPNLNEELFVDTSRSSKLRINLDVIIPTISCDLLLLDAMDTTGEQHLQIEHNIYKRRLSLDGKPIEEPKKTDIADTKVIKSDTESHETSTEAQCGDCYGAASEELGIKCCNTCEDVREAYRKRKWAFPEVSTIKQCQNDKSAEKIKNAFLEGCQIYGSMEVNRVGGSFHISPGDSFSINHVHVHDVQPFASNQFNMTHKIRHLSFGVNIPGKSNPMDNTTVTAEEGAMMYQYYIKIVPTTYFRADGAQLQTNQFSVTRHSKKIATFSGGSGLPGIFFSYELSPLMVKYTEKQKSFGHFATNVCAIIGGVFTVAGLIDTFLYHSVRAIQKQELGKFS; encoded by the exons ATGAAAATGACAATTGCCGATGTTCTGAGGAAAATCGATGCTTATCCAAAGACTTTGGAGGATTTTCGAGTGAAAACGTTCAGTGGAGCACTGG TTACGATAATAAGTTCAGTTATAATGGCTCTACTTTTCTTCTCGGAGCTCAGAGACTATTTGACACCAAATTTGAACGAGGAATTGTTTGTCGATACGTCGCGAAGTTCCAAGTTGAGGATTAATTTGGACGTTATTATTCCAACAATATCCTGTGACT TGCTATTATTGGATGCTATGGACACTACTGGTGAGCAGCATCTGCAGATAGAGCATAATATTTACAAGAGGCGATTGAGTTTGGACGGAAAACCCATTGAAGAGCCAAAGAAAACAG ATATTGCTGACACGAAAGTAATAAAGAGTGATACAGAG TCTCACGAAACTTCCACCGAAGCCCAGTGCGGCGACTGCTACGGGGCTGCAAGTGAAGAATTGGGCATAAA ATGTTGCAACACTTGTGAGGACGTGAGGGAAGCTtacagaaaaagaaaatgggCTTTTCCTGAAGTCTCCACGATAAAGCAGTGTCAAAATGATAAATCTGCTGAAAAGATAAAGAACGCTTTCCTGGAGGGATGCCAGATTTATGGATCCATGGAAGTTAATCGAGTTGGCGGTAGTTTTCACATTTCACCTGGGGACAGCTTCTCTATTAATCACGTTCACG TTCACGACGTTCAACCCTTCGCCTCGAATCAATTCAACATGACTCATAAAATTCGCCACCTCAGTTTCGGAGTAAACATTCCAGGGAAATCAAATCCAATGGACAATACAACAGTTACAGCTGAGGAAG gtgCAATGATGTATCAGTATTACATCAAAATTGTTCCAACGACGTACTTTCGTGCTGATGGAGCTCAACTACAGACAAATCAATTTTCTGTGACGAGACATTCAAAGAAAATTGCAACATTCAGCGGTGGCTCTGGACTcccagggattttttttagttatgaACTTAGCCCTTTGATGGTGAAGTACACGGAGAAACAAAAATCCTTCGGACATTTTGCGACAAACGTCTGTGCGATAATCGGAGGTGTTTTTACTGTAGCTGGACTAATTGACACTTTCTTGTATCACTCAGTGAGAGCGATACAGAAACAAGAATTAGGAAAATTTAGTTAG
- the LOC135171299 gene encoding reactive oxygen species modulator 1 has translation MPAVPGGIYQQGPSCWDRMKMGFGIGFCVGMASGALFGGFSALRYGLRGRELINNVGKTMIQGGGTFGTFMAIGTGIRC, from the exons ATGCCAGCTGTACCAGGTGGAATCTACCAGCAAGGACCATCCTGCTGGGACAGAATGAAAATGGGGTTTGGAATAGGTTTTTGTGTGGGAATGGCATCTGGGGCCCTTTTTGGAGGCTTCTCAGCGTTGAg GTACGGTTTAAGAGGCAGGGAACTGATAAATAACGTCGGGAAGACGATGATACAGGGAGGTGGTACCTTCGGCACATTCATGGCTATTGGCACTGGCATACGGTGCTAG
- the LOC135171284 gene encoding transcription termination factor 3, mitochondrial yields the protein MRKYVALLPLSRQFLQNKLKSEVNAVNSVLQRYSTSAESLQNGENLSKTVPHVVIQSQDPQELGVTLLKDLVKDIKTPGALEECEEDLSDLGPYHRPAFNFAAYANKSETIQQLVKLGVELWKIESHPKAMEVILSRKFEEMKPYIQFLHDCGVPAEQIASFITKNPFIFKEDMDDLRTRIRYLRAHNFDHKDIARIVSEAPRWLSWRTDEIDNKLGYFQREFHLRGDEVRALVLKRPQLITFHLKNVRDNTFAIKEEMGFDEDQAKEILLNKPNIWETPRSYLIISFNYVHEIMGIPHEIIAKQPSVIGTGIERLKQRHLFLVALKRAQYDPKKPLYVPLDSLAMSSDVDFCTTRAKSSIELYDMFLKTL from the exons ATGCGTAAATACGTGGCCCTACTCCCTTTATCCCGGCAGTTCCTCCAAAATAAACTGAAAAGTGAGGTTAACGCAGTGAATTCAGTGCTACAAAGGTACTCAACAAGTGCAGAATCCCTTCAAAACGGTGAAAACTTGAGTAAAACAGTGCCACATGTAGTGATTCAATCGCAGGATCCACAAGAACTGGGTGTTACCCTTCTAAAGGACCTGGTGAAGGACATAAAGACGCCGGGAGCACTTGAGGAATGTGAGGAAGACCTGTCGGACCTGGGGCCATATCATCGGCCAGCATTTAACTTCGCAGCTTATGCCAACAAATCAGAGACGATCCAGCAATTGGTGAAGTTGGGAGTCGAGCTGTGGAAGATCGAGTCCCATCCAAAGGCGATGGAGGTCATTTTGTCCAGGAAGTTTGAGGAGATGAAGCCGTACATTCAGTTTTTGCATGACTGTGGGGTACCAGCTGAGCAGATTGCCTCCTTCATCACGAAGAATCCCTTTATTTTCAAGGAGGATATGGACGACTTGAGGACGAGGATCAGATACTTGAGGGCTCACAATTTTGATCACAAGGATATTGCGAGGATTGTCTCGGAGGCACCTCGGTGGTTgtcctggaggactgacgagATTGATAACAAATTAGGATATTTTCAGAG AGAATTTCACCTTCGTGGAGATGAGGTCAGAGCTCTAGTCCTCAAAAGACCTCAATTAATTACTTTCCACCTCAAAAACGTCCGAGACAACACATTTGCGATCAAAGAGGAGATGGGTTTCGACGAAGATCAGGCGAAAGAAATTCTTCTGAATAAGCCAAACATTTGGGAAACAC CTCGGTCTTATCTCATAATCTCGTTTAATTATGTCCACGAAATAATGGGAATTCCTCACGAAATTATCGCGAAACAACCGAGTGTCATAGGAACAGGAATCGAAAGATTGAAACAGAGACATTTATTCCTGGTGGCCTTGAAACGAGCCCAGTACGACCCCAAAAAGCCCCTCTACGTGCCACTGGACTCCTTGGCGATGAGTTCAGACGTTGATTTTTGCACGACGAGGGCTAAGTCCTCGATAGAACTGTACGATATGTTCCTAAAGACTCTGTAG
- the LOC135171296 gene encoding calcineurin subunit B type 2, giving the protein MGNESSLPMELCSNFDADEIRRLGKRFRKLDLDNSGALSIDEFMSLPELQQNPLVQRVIDIFDADGNGEVDFKEFIQGVSQFSVKGDKESKLRFAFRIYDMDNDGFISNGELFQVLKMMVGNNLKDTQLQQIVDKTILFADKDEDGKISFEEFCSVVGNTDIHKKMVVDV; this is encoded by the exons ATG GGTAACGAGAGCTCTCTGCCCATGGAACTCTGTTCAAACT TTGATGCTGATGAAATCAGGAGATTGGGAAAGAGATTTAGAAAATTAGATCTCGAtaacagtggtgctctcagtATCGATGAGTTTATGTCATTACCAGAGTTACAACAAAATCCACTTGTACAACGTGTCATTGATATATTCGATGCCGATGGCAATGGGGAAGTCGATTTCAAGGAGTTCATTCAGGGGGTTTCGCAATTCAGTGTCAAG GGCGATAAAGAAAGTAAATTACGGTTTGCATTCAGAATTTACGATATGGACAATGATGGATTTATTAGTAATGGGGAATTGTTTCAAGTACTGAAGATGATGGTAGGAAATAATCTTAAAGATACTCAATTACAACAAATTGTCGACAAGACAATACTTTTCGCGGATAAGGACGaggatggaaaaattagcTTCGAAGAGTTTTGTTCT GTGGTCGGTAATACTGATATTCATAAGAAGATGGTGGTTGATGTATAA
- the LOC135171291 gene encoding 3-oxoacyl-[acyl-carrier-protein] reductase FabG-like: MSQFLGKVVLITGASSGIGAATAIHLSSLGASLSLTGRNLENLEKVAAQCKAPKPFILPGELTNEEDTKRILESTIKHYGKLDVLINNAGTIERGSIENTSLEQYDRVFNLNVRSMYHLTMLATPHLIETKGNVVNVSSVNGLRSFPGVLAYCMSKSAVDQFTRCVAIELAAKQVRVNAVNPGVVITNLHERSGMSPEELQAFFERSKTTHALGRPGQPEEVARTIAFLASDDASFITGATLPVDGGRHALCPR, from the exons ATGTCACAATTTCTGGGCAAAGTTGTTCTGATAACCGGTGCTAGTTCCGGCATTGGAGCAGCAACAGCGATACATTTATCATCACTGGGTGCCTCTCTCTCGTTAACCGGTAGAAACCTTGAGAATCTCGAGAAAGTGGCTGCCCAGTGTAAAGCTCCAAAGCCGTTTATCCTCCCTGGGGAACTGACCAATGAAGAGGATACCAAGAGGATTCTAGAGTCGACCATCAAACATTATGGAAAACTGGatgttttaattaataatgctGGGACCATTGAACGTGGGAGCATTGAAAATACCAGCCTGGAACAGTACGACAG agtTTTCAATTTGAATGTTCGCTCGATGTATCATTTGACGATGCTAGCAACTCCACATCTGATTGAGACGAAGGGAAATGTTGTTAATGTTTCAAGTGTCAATGGATTGAGATCATTCCCAGGTGTTTTGGCATATTGCATGAGTAAATCAGCTGTTGACCAGTTTACACGCTGTGTGGCCATTGAATTAGCTGCTAAACAG GTGAGGGTGAACGCTGTAAATCCAGGAGTAGTGATAACAAATCTCCACGAGAGAAGTGGAATGAGCCCCGAGGAACTGCAAGCCTTCTTCGAGCGCAGCAAGACGACTCATGCTCTTGGCAGACCTGGCCAACCTGAGGAAGTTGCCAGAACGATTGCTTTCCTGGCAAGCGACGATGCAAGCTTCATAACTGGAGCGACATTACCTGTTGATGGAGGCAGACACGCTCTCTGTCCCAGATAA
- the LOC135171286 gene encoding programmed cell death protein 2: MGEVDIGFVEECERWRLQSRFFPSKVGGEPAWLDLKNVPGAEDVQCGTCGDPCVFLCQVYAPYFANDATFHRTIFVFVCKKSECCKDNDGGNLKVLREQLGRKNEFYPFDAPEEREDWRPDLTVDKWTKTCHVCGLSAPSKCAKCRKVSYCCRSHQVIDWKTGHKEMCNDPSRKPEDSPHKFLFPELELITESENSEDSEDEGDEMEKEKREMEKYKLMVKTGKAGTLQSEKDIDGDLMNMVDDEDEVFTEFRSRVDKHPDQVLRYDRGGSPLYISADHQPDHIPKCEECGGDRQFEFQIMPQLLNYLGCLDVMKGLDWGVLTIFTCKNSCIPKSGYCSEFVWKQDIVGQKKNLPKTNT, from the exons ATgggagaagttgatattggatTTGTAGAGGAGTGCGAACGTTGGAGACTGCAGAGCAGATTTTTCCCCAGCAAAGTGGGAGGAGAACCAGCATGGCTGGACCTCAAGAATGTCCCTGGGGCTGAGGATGTTCAGTGTGGAACATGTGGAGATCCATGTGTCTTCCTGTGCCAAGTTTATGCCCCTTATTTCGCCAACGACGCGACCTTTCATCGAACAATTTTTGTGTTCGTTTGTAAGAAGAGTGAATGCTGTAAGGATAATGATGGAGGGAATCTGAAGGTCCTGAGGGAACAGTTGGGGAGGAAAAACGAGTTTTATCCCTTTGATGCACCCGAGGAGAGGGAAGACTGGAGACCAGACTTGA CTGTCGACAAGTGGACGAAAACTTGTCACGTTTGTGGTCTGTCAGCCCCCAGTAAGTGTGCGAAGTGTAGGAAAGTCAGTTACTGCTGCAGAAGTCACCAAGTGATTGACTGGAAGACTGGACATAAGGAGATGTGTAATGATCCTTCCAGAAAACCTGAAGACTCCCCCCATAAATTCTTATTCCCCGAGTTGGAGTTGATAACCGAGTCAGAGAACTCAGAGGACTCTGAGGATGAGGGCGACGAGATGGAGAAGGAGAAAAGAGAAATGGAGAAGTATAAATTGATGGTCAAGACTGGTAAAGCTGGAACCCTTCAGTCTGAAAAGGATATTGATGGAGATTTGATGAACATGGTTGACGATGAGGACGAGGTGTTCACAGAATTCAGAAGCAGAGTTGATAAACATCCTGATCAAGTGTTGAG GTATGACCGAGGAGGCAGTCCACTTTACATTTCTGCAGACCATCAACCCGATCACATTCCGAAGTGCGAAGAGTGCGGTGGAGACAGACAATTCGAGTTTCAA ATCATGCCCCAGCTGCTGAATTACCTGGGCTGTTTGGATGTCATGAAGGGCCTCGATTGGGGCGTACTGACGATTTTCACGTGTAAAAATTCCTGCATACCTAAGTCTGGCTATTGCTCAGAGTTTGTCTGGAAGCAAGACATCGTTGGACAGAAGAAAAATCTGCCCAAAACGAATACCTAA